A stretch of Chanodichthys erythropterus isolate Z2021 chromosome 20, ASM2448905v1, whole genome shotgun sequence DNA encodes these proteins:
- the wu:fa11c10 gene encoding protein FAM110A, which translates to MSVETLRPTDGRLTGGPFTSAMPFRILNKGPDYFRRAPETGTRKLSAVERLEADKAKYVKSQQVALTRQEPVKPPIIRKPLLSPSMMMQCRINTPPARKITRRLLETENGPDHGMSRGPQLNLEVLNNLINVCDGPLASSPTPSSPSPSASSPSSGGHSVGSGQSAEPQHCINFKAHLASTPNSSRTSSPLNNKSSPTEPSRRPPPVPARAPRLVPQGSYGTPNSVTVRRVDVRPQAENRKPQRLPLQPKPRQTQVAQPQIAQPQAPPTPPAQQLPSAAHPPSPCIPSSPLFLRPGILPPASPAFTRLSSASSRGSRPGSTRKHPSLHRSKSDLSDRYSRATADLERFFNYCGLDPDEVEGMGGVERFARANSDIVSVSKLRSVSTSSSDCGEGRRGEEEDDDDDGPIKPSERVPYGISVIERNARVIKWLYGIRQARDASQNISNV; encoded by the coding sequence ATGTCAGTGGAGACCCTCCGTCCTACAGATGGCCGTCTTACTGGGGGTCCATTCACCTCTGCCATGCCTTTCCGTATCCTCAATAAAGGCCCCGACTACTTCCGTAGAGCGCCTGAGACAGGAACACGGAAGCTGAGTGCAGTTGAGCGCCTGGAAGCTGACAAGGCCAAATACGTAAAGAGTCAACAAGTAGCCCTCACTAGACAAGAACCTGTGAAACCCCCAATCATCCGCAAACCGCTGTTATCGCCAAGCATGATGATGCAATGCAGAATAAACACTCCACCAGCGAGGAAGATTACCCGGCGGCTACTTGAGACAGAGAACGGACCGGACCATGGCATGAGCAGAGGACCACAACTCAACCTGGAAGTACTGAATAATCTTATCAATGTCTGCGATGGGCCACTTGCCTCCTCCCCTACCCCTTCCTCTCCTTCTCCCTCAGCCTCCTCTCCCTCTTCTGGGGGTCACAGTGTTGGTAGTGGACAATCTGCAGAACCTCAGCACTGCATCAACTTCAAAGCACACCTTGCCTCAACGCCCAACTCCTCTCGCACCTCTTCTCCTCTTAACAATAAATCCTCACCTACAGAGCCCAGCCGAAGGCCTCCTCCGGTCCCTGCCAGAGCTCCCAGATTGGTACCACAAGGTAGTTACGGAACCCCCAACTCTGTAACTGTGCGGCGAGTGGATGTGCGACCGCAGGCGGAGAACAGAAAACCTCAGAGATTGCCTCTACAACCCAAACCTAGACAAACCCAAGTAGCTCAACCACAGATAGCCCAGCCACAGGCACCTCCGACACCTCCTGCTCAGCAGCTACCTTCGGCAGCACACCCTCCATCCCCCTGCATACCCTCCAGCCCGCTGTTTCTGCGCCCTGGCATTCTCCCCCCGGCTTCCCCTGCTTTTACTCGCCTTTCTTCAGCCAGCTCTCGAGGGTCACGTCCAGGTTCAACCCGGAAGCACCCCTCCCTCCATCGGTCCAAGTCAGACTTGAGCGACCGCTACTCTCGGGCCACAGCTGACCTGGAGCGCTTCTTCAACTACTGTGGGCTGGACCCAGATGAGGTGGAAGGAATGGGTGGCGTGGAGCGCTTCGCACGGGCCAATTCGGACATTGTTTCAGTCTCCAAGCTCCGCAGCGTCAGTACTTCTAGCTCAGATTGCGGGGAAGGACGGCGAGGGGAAGAGGAAGATGACGATGATGATGGGCCCATCAAGCCCAGTGAGCGTGTTCCTTACGGCATCTCAGTCATCGAGAGGAATGCACGTGTCATTAAGTGGCTCTACGGTATCCGACAAGCACGGGATGCCTCACAAAACATCTCCAATGTCTAG